Proteins encoded together in one Planctopirus ephydatiae window:
- a CDS encoding ATP-binding cassette domain-containing protein yields MIQLDRLTKKFSDFKTGERLALDHVSFDVKPGEIFGLLGPNGAGKTTCLRILSTVLKPSSGSAIIAGYDVATHPAQVRARIGFMSNNTGIYDRMTAWELVEYYGRLYGIPQAQLTQRLETIFSTLQMNEIREVLGSKMSTGMKQKVSIARAIVHDPPVMIFDEPTSGLDVLVARRVIHAVESLRDQGKCIIFSTHIMREVEKLCDRIAIIYRGRILAQGSIEELRDTHHQRDIEELFFELISACDAEEAERLRANEDSINPGLDDTSVNVEVRP; encoded by the coding sequence ATGATTCAACTGGATCGACTGACGAAAAAGTTCTCAGACTTCAAGACGGGTGAACGTCTGGCACTTGATCATGTCAGCTTCGATGTCAAACCCGGCGAAATCTTTGGACTACTGGGCCCCAATGGCGCAGGAAAAACCACCTGCCTGAGAATTCTCAGTACCGTCCTTAAACCAAGTTCCGGTTCCGCCATCATCGCCGGCTACGACGTCGCCACTCATCCCGCTCAAGTTCGCGCCCGCATCGGCTTCATGTCGAATAATACTGGCATCTACGACCGCATGACCGCCTGGGAACTTGTCGAATACTATGGTCGGCTCTATGGCATTCCGCAGGCACAACTCACTCAGCGACTCGAAACGATCTTCAGCACATTGCAGATGAACGAAATTCGTGAAGTGCTCGGCTCCAAAATGTCGACCGGCATGAAACAGAAGGTTTCCATCGCCCGAGCCATTGTGCACGATCCACCCGTCATGATCTTCGACGAACCGACCAGTGGACTCGATGTGCTAGTCGCCCGCAGAGTGATTCATGCTGTCGAATCACTCCGAGATCAGGGCAAGTGCATCATCTTCTCAACACACATCATGCGTGAAGTCGAGAAACTGTGTGACCGCATTGCGATCATTTATCGCGGTCGAATCCTGGCTCAGGGTTCCATTGAAGAACTGCGCGATACACATCATCAGCGGGATATCGAAGAACTCTTTTTTGAACTGATTTCCGCCTGCGATGCCGAAGAAGCTGAGCGTCTGCGTGCCAATGAAGACTCCATCAATCCAGGCCTCGACGACACCAGCGTTAACGTCGAGGTGAGACCATGA
- a CDS encoding DUF1571 domain-containing protein encodes MRRMIRLYWSLPTVHRANGTAVALALVTLIGLRLEFDPSIAGADYRQIVVKKSQPLKMSFAKATPEVKNDITPEISPDTSADVSAEVAMATATTADSIVRSSIENPVPVTAETPAAANLRRKVSMLREGLAFLQQTPDYTAQFTKQELVAGELTEEQSIYVKIRHQPFSIYLKWLTGDAGREVLYVAGENADKMIVHAGGWKARLPAISIEPESSLAMAESRYPVTKAGMLELTKLMLHYHTLDLQAANFATCDVLEGESFGDRPCTAFQVEYRSKEVSPDYRKTITIIDNEWKVPVCIRNFSWPSNSAADAETVDEETLLEAYSYTEISFGQQLAEADFDSKNEEYRFRRQ; translated from the coding sequence ATGCGTCGAATGATTCGTCTTTACTGGAGTCTGCCGACTGTTCATCGTGCTAATGGAACAGCCGTGGCGCTGGCTCTTGTGACCTTGATCGGGCTTCGTCTCGAATTTGATCCCTCGATTGCCGGTGCTGACTATCGCCAGATCGTGGTCAAAAAATCTCAGCCACTCAAGATGTCGTTTGCCAAAGCGACCCCTGAGGTCAAAAATGACATCACTCCCGAGATCTCGCCCGATACATCAGCAGATGTGTCGGCTGAAGTGGCCATGGCGACAGCGACCACTGCCGATTCGATAGTACGAAGCTCCATCGAGAATCCCGTGCCAGTGACGGCGGAGACTCCTGCAGCTGCGAATCTGCGGCGGAAAGTGAGCATGCTGCGTGAAGGGTTGGCTTTTCTGCAGCAGACACCGGATTACACCGCCCAGTTCACAAAGCAGGAACTGGTGGCTGGCGAATTGACCGAAGAGCAGTCGATTTATGTCAAGATTCGTCATCAGCCATTCAGTATTTATTTGAAATGGCTGACTGGTGATGCAGGTCGAGAAGTGCTGTATGTCGCCGGTGAAAATGCAGACAAGATGATTGTGCATGCCGGTGGCTGGAAGGCACGTTTGCCAGCGATTTCGATTGAACCTGAAAGTTCACTGGCAATGGCCGAATCGCGGTATCCTGTGACAAAGGCGGGGATGCTGGAGCTGACGAAACTGATGCTTCACTATCACACTCTGGATTTACAAGCGGCCAATTTTGCCACTTGCGATGTGCTGGAAGGCGAATCGTTTGGGGATCGTCCTTGTACCGCATTCCAGGTGGAATACCGCTCGAAAGAGGTTTCTCCGGATTATCGCAAGACGATCACAATCATTGATAACGAGTGGAAAGTTCCCGTTTGTATTCGGAACTTTTCCTGGCCATCGAATAGTGCTGCCGATGCAGAAACTGTCGATGAGGAGACCCTACTGGAAGCCTACAGCTACACAGAGATTTCTTTTGGCCAGCAGTTAGCCGAAGCGGATTTTGATTCGAAGAATGAAGAGTATCGATTCCGTCGGCAATAG